ACCCATTTAAACCCACAATGCCTTATTCAGGAAGTACAGCTTCAAACTGAAGATGGCAAATTTTGTTAAGTTCTACTGTACTCACAAGCTgtgcattaaataaaaataaatagatatttAAAAAGGAAAGGGAAAACAGTCCATCTATAATgtcaatgtggttttttttcttcatttttacattttctaagAAAAATCTGACATAAGaaaacatttgtcttttcaGATTTTTCTAAAACTTTTTACCTATATCAAGAAGATCATACAGATATACAGTAAAGAGCAAAAATAAACTGGGAGGTCTTTAAAAACTATATGCAAAGGGaatttaaaatcaataaataaatagaataccAATACATGATGATGACCGAGCAGGTTTTATAAACAAAGCCGAGGAGAAAACGGTGAGTTTCTAGTACTTTGTTTTTTGCATTAAGTTCAATAAGGGACCTCTGGATAAAAAGTGGGGGTGTtgggtggcggtggtggttACGTTAGGTGCTGATGAAGAGCCTCTGCGTCAGTTGGCTGCGAGTCCAGTAGCTTCAGAAGACAGCCTGAGGGGAACCAAGTCAACCGTCACGTTCAGCGGAGGGTAAAGTGCCGAAAATACTCAAAAATGATCCGGGCTGTTCAATTATCACTGTTTTCATCTTACCGGGCATTGATCAGGTACTCAGCCAGGCTGATGCTGGCGTGAGAGCCAGTGATGGTGACCTGTCTGTCAGTGGAGCCTTCCACGGGGTTGGCAATCTTGATCTGAGCGCCCGACATCTGGCGGATCTCGTTGATCTTTGCACCCTGGCGACCAATGATGCAGCCGATGAGCTGGGGGAGGAAAACAAATGACTCGTACCGGGAacgacagaaggaaaaaaaaaaaaaaaatcaggctgGAGGTGCGATCTTCATGACTTACATCGTTTGGAATGGTCAGCTCATGAGAGCCAGTCTGCGCAGAGGCATCCATCCCAGCTGAGGGTACCAGAGAAACCACAGTGAGTCTTGATGATCGCAAATCTATATCATACGAGTTATCTGCCCACCTACCCTGGAAGCCCTGGTTGCTATGTGCAATTGGGAAGGGGCTCTGCTGCATTGCCAGCTGGTGAAGTTTGGTGAGCTGTTGAAATGTGGAGGGAAAAGACACAAGGACGATTCTgatgaagggggaaaaaaaatatacaGCCGGAATTTTGTAAATATTTCCCTTGTAAAATTGATGAGAGGAAAAAATGAGATGGGACATGAAAAAAGTAAAGGATGTCTTGGTTAATGTAAACTACGTGCGTAACTTGAATGTATTAAAAGGAGATGTGTAACAGGCAGTGGTGGATGGGTAAATAATAGTCAGAGGGATGAAATAAGGAGGTGGCATGGCTCCCCAGGACTGAAGTTTCAAATATATTGGATCACTTACAGAGGGCCCTTCACTTACATCAGGCTGTGGAATGGCGTGCTGCCCTTGGACAGCGTATGCCTGCAAGGAGAGAGCAACGCTTAAGAGGGCGAGCCAGAGTCACACACAGTCTGTATTTCAATATCCATCAGTCCTCCGTCCTCGGTGTGCCACAAGAACAGTGACGGAACACCAGGAAAACCAGATCCTAACCAGAATTGCTGCTAGACCAAGTGGGTACACTTCCAGGAAAACATTTACCTGACCGCCTGCAAAGATGACAGGAGAGCCTGAGGGTTTGGGTCTGTATGGGATGGTCACTC
This genomic window from Takifugu rubripes chromosome 3, fTakRub1.2, whole genome shotgun sequence contains:
- the pcbp2 gene encoding poly(rC)-binding protein 2 isoform X1; the encoded protein is MDSSLVEGGLNVTLTIRLLMHGKEVGSIIGKKGESVKKMREESGARINISEGNCPERIITLAGPTTSIFKAFSMIIEKLEEDISTSMTNSTATSKPPVTIRLVVPASQCGSLIGKGGCKIKEIRESAGAQVQVAGDMLPNSTERAITIAGTPQSIIECVKQICVVMLESPPKGVTIPYRPKPSGSPVIFAGGQAYAVQGQHAIPQPDLTKLHQLAMQQSPFPIAHSNQGFQGRWADNSYDIDLRSSRLTVVSLVPSAGMDASAQTGSHELTIPNDLIGCIIGRQGAKINEIRQMSGAQIKIANPVEGSTDRQVTITGSHASISLAEYLINARLSSEATGLAAN